The Candidatus Woesearchaeota archaeon DNA window GACAACTCACGACAGGTCGAGCATCACGAATCACTTCAAAAATAGGTCCGAATGAACCTGCACATTACTATGAACTACGTATTGATACTGGAAAAAACAAACCTGAAATTGTTAACGAAGATGTAAAAGAATGGTCAAAAGATCACGGTACAAAAATTGAGATAGATCTTGAGGGAAGCTACCAACGAGGAAACCAAAGTGTTGACGAATATCTTAAAGAAACAGCTGTTGTTAACCCCCATGTCACGATTATTTATACTAATCCCAAAGCTGAACAATTTATTTTTCCTCGAGCAACAGAAAATATGCCTAGGGAAGCAGAAGAAATAAAACCACATCCTTATGGTGTAGAACTTGGCGTTTTTATAAAAATGATGGAAACAACACAAGCACGAACGTTTCAACAATTCATGACAACAGAATTTAGTAAAGTAAGTCCTCGCGTTGCAAAAGAAATTGCAGAGCACGCACGGATACTTCCTCACGCCAAACCAAAAAAAATAGGTCCTGCGGAAGTTGAAAAAGTGCTTGCTGCAATTAATGAAGTGAAAATACAAACACCATCACCCGACTGCATATCGCCTATAACTGCAGAACTTTTAGAAAAAGGAATAAAAAAAGAAATAAATGCGGAGTTTTACACAACTGTATCTCGATCACCTGCAGTTTATCGAGGGAATCCTTTTCAAGTAGAAGTTGCTCTTGCTTATGGAGGGTATCAACCAAAGGATAAATCTGCGAATGTTATGCGATTTGCAAACAGAGTACCATTACTTTTTCAACAAGGAGCTTGCGGTATATCTAAAGCAATACAAAGTATTAATTGGAAACCCTATGGTCTTCAACAATCAGCAGGCAATTTACCCATAGGTCCCTTAACTATTCTAGTTCATATTTCTTCAGTATGGGTTCCTTTTACTAGCGAGAGTAAAGAAGCAATTGCTCATTATGCAGAAATAATTGATGAAATAAAAAAGGCACTTCAAGAAGCAGGACGAAGCCTTGCAAAATATACTGCAAAAAAAACGCGAGTGAAGTCAGAACTCAAAAAACGAAGTTACATACAAAAATATATGGTGCATGTCGCAACAGGATTAACCGAACTCTTAGATTTAGATAAGGCTGATGAAGAAGAAATTATAGGGAAACTAGGTGTTATCTTAGAGCATAAACGAGGAGAAGTAGATGCTATGGATTTTGATCCAACAAAAAATACTGATTACGATGAGGAATGGGCAAAAATAGGAAAAGATGAAACAGAAGGAACAAAGGAAGAAAATTCCGACTCTGATAAAGAAGGCAATTAACCATGACAATAAAACAAGATAAACAAGTAGAAGATCGTCTTAAAGCAATAGCAAAAAATATTCATGATACTATTAAGCAAAGTAAACCGCCGGTGATGACAACACCCATTCGATCATTAAGTAATGTTGTTTTTGATAAAAAAGAAGGTTATTTTTGTATTCAAGATAAAACAAAACAACGAACACTCACTGCATCAACAATAAAATCATTCGCACAAACACTTCGCATGATGGCATTATCCAAAGAACTTTTAGTAAGTGATGACTCCGCAACAAAAAGAGAAGCATATTACGTTTCTAAAAATTGGGGTGATGCACGTTTTAATGAACAACCAGAATCAGATAGTATTATGGATGACATTGAAGCAATGCTTCATGTTAATCGAGAACAAATGGGTTTTATTCCAGGAGAACACGGTGGAGCGGTAGCAGGAGCACTCACTGTTATTGACAATGACTTTGAAACAAAAAAAGAACTTAAAATAGATTGTACGAAATTTGGGAGTGGTGCATATTCTATTCCATCATCTGTTGAACATTTAAAATTCGAAACTAAAGCTAAATTCGTGCTTGCAATTGAAACCCAAGGCGCGTTTGAGCGACTTAATAAACATCAATACTGGAAAAAAGCAAATTGTATTTTGATTGCGATGAGTGGAGTTCCAACTCGTGCATGCAGGCGTTTTATTCGAAAACTCTCAGACGAACAAAGTTTACCCGTGTATGTTTTTACAGATGGCGATCCTTACGGATACGGAAATATCTATCGAACATTAAAAGTTGGAAGTGGGAATGCAGCACATATCAATGAGTTTTTTTGTGTACCTAAAGCAACATTTATTGGGGTAACGCCAGGTGATATAGCAACTTATAACTTACCAACACATCCACTTAAAGAAGTAGATGTTAAGAAAATTAAAGATTTACTTAAAAACGACCCTTTTTTTAAAGATCATAAAGACTGGCAAAAAGCCTTACAAAGAATGGCCAAAGAAAAAGTTCGTGTAGAGCAACAGGCATTTGCAGCACATGGACTAAATATGGTTATGGATAAGTATTTGCCAGAAAAAATACATGATAAGAAAACGTGGCTACCATAATTAAGAGCTGAGGAAATTTTTTTCTGCGCTACTTGTTTAGCATGATGCTTTCTTGATTTGTATTAATTGTCATTTAAGATTTGAGTGTAAATGCATAATCATTTTTAAGCTTTATAAAAGAATTTTTTGGAGTTGTCTTGCTTTAAAAAGGGTTGGATATGTTGCTTGAAAAGTTTCTTAAAAACTGTCTATTGCAAAGAAGTAGCGAGCTTTGATGTACAGCTGTTGATTTTT harbors:
- a CDS encoding DNA topoisomerase VI subunit B is translated as MTELKAHELATKQRDIGVAEFFARNRHLLGFDNKRKALLTTIKEAVDNSLDACEESGILPEISVEIIDMNNDRFRVIIEDNGPGIVQKQIPSIFAKLLYGSKFHSLKQSRGQQGIGISASVMYGQLTTGRASRITSKIGPNEPAHYYELRIDTGKNKPEIVNEDVKEWSKDHGTKIEIDLEGSYQRGNQSVDEYLKETAVVNPHVTIIYTNPKAEQFIFPRATENMPREAEEIKPHPYGVELGVFIKMMETTQARTFQQFMTTEFSKVSPRVAKEIAEHARILPHAKPKKIGPAEVEKVLAAINEVKIQTPSPDCISPITAELLEKGIKKEINAEFYTTVSRSPAVYRGNPFQVEVALAYGGYQPKDKSANVMRFANRVPLLFQQGACGISKAIQSINWKPYGLQQSAGNLPIGPLTILVHISSVWVPFTSESKEAIAHYAEIIDEIKKALQEAGRSLAKYTAKKTRVKSELKKRSYIQKYMVHVATGLTELLDLDKADEEEIIGKLGVILEHKRGEVDAMDFDPTKNTDYDEEWAKIGKDETEGTKEENSDSDKEGN
- a CDS encoding DNA topoisomerase IV subunit A, whose translation is MTIKQDKQVEDRLKAIAKNIHDTIKQSKPPVMTTPIRSLSNVVFDKKEGYFCIQDKTKQRTLTASTIKSFAQTLRMMALSKELLVSDDSATKREAYYVSKNWGDARFNEQPESDSIMDDIEAMLHVNREQMGFIPGEHGGAVAGALTVIDNDFETKKELKIDCTKFGSGAYSIPSSVEHLKFETKAKFVLAIETQGAFERLNKHQYWKKANCILIAMSGVPTRACRRFIRKLSDEQSLPVYVFTDGDPYGYGNIYRTLKVGSGNAAHINEFFCVPKATFIGVTPGDIATYNLPTHPLKEVDVKKIKDLLKNDPFFKDHKDWQKALQRMAKEKVRVEQQAFAAHGLNMVMDKYLPEKIHDKKTWLP